A section of the Humulus lupulus chromosome 2, drHumLupu1.1, whole genome shotgun sequence genome encodes:
- the LOC133815007 gene encoding uncharacterized protein LOC133815007 gives MNSNPITALLANEKLTGDNFMKWKSNMNIVFICENHKFIFIEECHAATAPKTAREKYDALILSNNKAKCYMLASMSDVVRKKHEDLETSYEIWESLHAMF, from the coding sequence ATGAATTCAAACCCTATTACTGCTTTACTTGCAAATGAGAAACTTACtggtgataattttatgaaatggaaatcaaatatgaacatTGTTTttatctgtgagaaccataagTTTATCTTTATTGAGGAATGTCATGCTGCCACTGCTCCCAAAACTGCTAGGGAGAAGTATGATGCTTTGATTTTATCCAACAAcaaggctaagtgttacatgcttgctagtatgagtgatGTAGTCAGAAAAAAACATGAAGACTTGGAGACTTCATATGAGATATGGGAGTCTCTTCATGCCATGTTTTGA